The Pyxidicoccus sp. MSG2 DNA segment CAGGTGTACGCGAAGACCATCGAGAAGGGCGCCGAGAAGGCCGCGCCGAAGCAGAACCCGGTGCAGCAGGCCGCCGCCGCCGTCCGCAAGGTGGACGTGCCCTCGGACTCCCCCGCCTTCGGCCCGGCGACCGCCAAGGTCACCATCGTCGAGTTCTCCGACTTCGAGTGCCCCTTCTGCAGCCGCGTGGTGCCCACGCTGACGCAGATCAAGAAGGACTACGCCAAGGACGTGCGCGTCATCTTCCGCAACCAGCCGCTGCCCTTCCACGCCAACGCGAAGCCCGCCGCCGAGGCCGCCATGGCCGCGCACGAGCAGGGCAAGTTCTGGGAGATGCACGACAAGCTCTTCACCAACCAGAAGGCCCTGGACCGCGCCTCCCTGGAGAAGTACGCGCAGGAGATTGGCCTGAACGTCGGCAAGTTCAAGGCCGCTCTCGACAGCGGCAAGTTCAAGGCGAAGATCGAGGCGGACATGGCCGCCGGCAGCGCGGTGGGCGCCAACGGCACCCCCACGTTCTTCATCAACGGCCGTGAGTTCGTCGGCGCCCAGCCGTTCGACTCCTTCAAGAAGGTCATCGACGAGGAGATCGCCAAGGCGGACAAGCTGCTGGCCGCCGGCACGAAGCCGGAGGAGCTGTTCGGCAAGATCCTCGCCCAGAACATCGCCGCTGCTCCCGCCGCCCCGGCGGGTGGCGCCGACGGCGCCCCGGCCGAGCCGCCGGTGCAGAAGGTGGAAGTGGGCAACGCCCCGGTGAAGGGCGCGAAGAACGCCCCCGTCACCATCGTCGCCTTCTCCGACTTCGAGTGCCCGTTCTGCAGCCGCGTGGTGCCCACGCTGAAGCAGCTCGAGGACCAGTACCAGGGCAAGATCAAGGTCGCCTTCAAGAACCAGCCGCTGCCCATGCACGCCAACGCCAAGCCGGCCGCCGCCGCCGCGCTGGCCGCGCACGAGCAGGGCAAGTTCTGGGAGATGCACGACAAGCTCTTCGCCAACCAGCGCGCCCTGGACCGCGCCTCGCTGGAGAAGTACGCGCAGGAGATTGGCCTCAACGTCGGCAAGTTCAAGGCCGACCTCGACAGCGGCAAGTTCTCCGCGCAGATCGAGGCGGACTCCGCCGAGGGCTCGCGCCTGGGCGCCAACGGCACCCCGACGTTCTTCATCAACGGCCGCACGCTCGTGGGCGCCCTGCCCTTCGAGGCCTTCAAGAAGGTCATCGACGAGGAGCTGAAGAAGGCCGGCGGCGCGGTGGCCGCGGACGCCAAGTAGTCGCTGCCCGCTGAAGGGCCCTGAAGAGGGCCTGAAGCACCAGAGGCCGTCGGACCTTCGGGGTCCGGCGGCCTCTGTGCTTTCGGGCCTTCGTGCTTCTCGTCAGGAGACGGCGATGGCGTCGATCTCCACCTTGGAGCCGCGGGGCAGCGCGGAGACCTGCACGGTGGCGCGGGCCGGGGGCGCGCCGGTGAAGTAGCGGCCATACACCTCGTTGACGCGGGCGAAGTCGCCCAAGTCCGTGAGGAAGATGGTGCAGCGCACGACGTGGGAGAAGTCCAGGCCGCCGGCGGTGAGCACGGCCTTGAGGTTCTCCATCACCCGCTCGGCCTGCGCGACGACGTCACCCTGCACCATCTCCATGGTGGAGGGGTCCAGGGGAATCTGGCCGGAGAGGAAGGTCATCTTCCCCGCGTCCACCTGCACCGCCTGGGAGTAAGGGCCAATGGCCTTGGGGGCCTGGTCGGAGTGGATTGCCTTGCGAGCCATGCGGGCACCTCGGAAGTAGAGGGGCGGCCCCTTGACGGAGCCGCCCCGGGTTTCCGGGGCGCTCTAGCACGAAAGACGGCGCTCTAGATTCGCTCGACGGAGTAGACGCCGTTGAGACGCTCGATGGTGCGCATCAGGTCGGTGAGCTGCTTGAGGTCGGAGATGGTGACCTCGAAGGTGTTCACCGCCCGGTCATCCCCCGTGGCGCGGCAGTTGGCCTGGGAGATGTTGACGCCCTTCTTGGAGAAGGTGTTGGAGATGTCCGCCAGGAGGCCCGGCCGGTCCGCCGTCAGCACGCGCAGCGTGACGGGGCGCTTGAAGTCCCCGCGTACGTCCCACGTCACGTCCACGCGGCGCTCGGGGTCCGTGGCCAGTGCCTTTTCGCAACCCACCGTGTGCACCGTCACTCCCCGTCCCCGGGTGATGAAGCCGGCGATGGGGTCGCCGGGGACGGGGTTGCAACACCGTCCGAAGCGCACCAGCACGTCGTCCACGCCGCCAATCTGCACGCCGCTGCGGTTGCTGCGGCCCACCAGCCGCTTGGCCAGGTCCGTGACGCGCGACAGGCCGGGCAGCATGGAGGAGCTGACGGAGTTGCTTCCCGACAGGCTGTTGCCGCCGCCGTCGCCACGCGCCGCCGTCTCCGCCGCGGCGAGCTTCTCCTGCGGCACCAGTCGGTGCACGAGCTGCTGCGGCGTCACCTTGCCGTAGCCGACGGCCACCAGCAGGTCGTCTTCGATGCGGAAGCCCAGCTCCTCGGCGACCTTCTTCATCTCCCCGGACTTGAGCAGCCGGTTGAAGTTGAGCTGGAAGCGCTTCAGCTCGCGGTCCGTCAGCTCGCGGCCCAGCTGCAGGCTCTTGTCGCGCTGCTGCTGCTTGATGAAACCGCGGATGCGCTGCTGGGCACGGCTCGTCTTGACGAAGGTGAGCCAGTCCTTGGACGGGTGCTGCTGGGGGCTGGTGAGCACCTCCACCGTGTCGCCGTTCTTCAGCTTGTAGCGCAGGGGGACGATCTTGCCGTTCACCTTCGCGCCCACGCACCGGTTGCCCACGTCCGAGTGGATGGCGTACGCGAAGTCCACCGGCGTGGCCCCGCGAGGCAGCGAGCGCACGTCGCCCTTGGGCGTGAAGACGAAGACCTCGTCGGTGAAGAGGTCCACCTTCACCGTCTCGAGGAACTCCTTCGGGTCCTTCAGGTCCTGCTGCCACTCCATGAGCTGGCGCAGCCAGGCGAACTTCTCGTCATCCTTGGAGATGACCGCCTTGCCCTCCTTGTACTTCCAGTGGGCGGCGATGCCCTCCTCGGCGATCTTGTGCATCTCCGAGGTGCGGATCTGCACCTCCACGCGCTCGCTCAAGGGACCAATCACCGTGGTGTGCAGCGACTGGTACATGTTGGGCTTCGGAATCGCGATGAAGTCCTTGAAGCGTCCGGGCACCGGCTTCCACATCTCGTGCACCAGCCCGAGCGCCTCGTAACAGGAGGGCGCGGTGGGGGCGATGATGCGGAAGGCGATGATGTCGTGGATCTGGTCGAAGTCGATGCCCTGCGCCTTGATCTTCTTGTAGATGCTGTAGACGTGCTTGAAGCGGCCGGACACCTCGCCCTTCAGCCCGCGCTCGGCGAGCTTCGAGCGGATGAGGTCGCACGTGTCCTCGATGTACTTCTCGCGCTCCTTCTTGCGCTTGTTGAGCTTCTCCTGGAGCGCGAAGAACTCCTGCGGCTTCACGTAGCGGAAGCTCAGGTCCTCCAGCTCCGTCTTTATCCAGGAGATGCCGAGCCGGTTCGCGAGCGGCGCGTAGATGTCCAGGGTCTCCTGGGCGATGCGCGCCTGCTTCTCCTCGGACATGTGGTCCAGCGTCCGCATGTTGTGCGTGCGGTCCGCCAGCTTCACGAGGATGACGCGGATGTCCTGCGCCATCGCGATGATCATCTTCCGGAAGTTCTCCGCCTGCTTCTCCTCCTGCGAGAGGCTGGCGGACGCGGAGAACTTGGACAGCTTGGTGACGCCGTCGACGAGCTGGGCGACTTCTGCGCCGAACAGCTCGGTGAGCTCCTCGGCGGTGGCGAGTGTGTCCTCAATGGTGTCGTGGAGGAGGCCGGTGACGATGGACGCCTCGTCAAGCTTCAGCTCTCCGAGGATGCCCGCGACCTCGAGCGGGTGGACGAGGTAGGGCTCGCCTGACTTCCTCAGCTGGCCCTGGTGGACCTTGGCTGAGTAGACGTAGGCCTTCTTGATGATGTCCAGGTCAGGGTCCGGGTGATACGAGGAGACCCGTTGGAGGATGTCGTTCAGGCGAATCATCGAGTGAAGGGCAATCGTAACTTTGCCCCCCTGGGGGGGCAACGTCGCCCCACACCTGGGTGTTCCAGTTCACGTACGGGGCCGGGGGGACTATCCCACCTGTCGCGTTCGCTTTCGTTGACCCGACGTTTTCAGGGCCCCTAGATTCGCCCTCTCCCATGTCACAGCTCCTGCTGTCCGCCCTTGCCGTGGTCTGCCCGAACTGTGACGGGTACAACCCTCCTCGCTCGGCCGCCTGTGTCCTGTGCGGCCAGGCGCTGGAGGAACCCTCCGCGGCCCGGCCGCCCGCCGCCCGGCCCGCCGGGGCGACTCCCCGTCCCGTAGCGCCGCCTCCCGGCCGTCCCGTGGCGGTGTCCACCTTCCCCGGCCCCCGGGGAGAGTCAGGCGTCCCGAACACCACGCCGCCTCCGCCGAGCGCCATCCCTCCCGGGCTGCGCCCCTCGGCGCGGACGCCTCCGCCCACCGCCGCCGCCGGGCTGCCCGTAGAGCGCCCCGGGGCCCGGGTGACGGCTCCGGCGGGTGGCGCCGCCTCGGTGCCTCCCGTCGCCGCGGCCCGGGCGTCCGCGGGGGGGCCCGCGTCGGTGCCTCCGGGGCCCGCCGTCACCCGGCCTCCGCCTCCGGTTCCGGACAGCGCCATGCCCTTGAAGCCCGGGGCCGCGCCCGCCGCGACTCCCGGAGCCCCGCGGCCGGCGCCTCCGGCGGCGTCCCGCTTCGGACTGGCCGTCATCGCCGGCTCCACGCGGGGCCAGCGCTACAAGTTGCCCGTCACCGGCTGCGTCGTGGGCCGGCAGCGCGGCGCCATCCTGTTCTCGGATGACGCGTACGTGTCGCCCCTGCACGCCACCTTCCTGGTGAAGGACGGCGCCCTCTTCGTCCGGGACGAGTCGAGCGCCTCGGGCGTGTTCGTCGCCGTCGCCGGCACCGAGGCCCTCGCCCCGCGCACCCTCTTCAGCGCGGGCCAGCGGCTGTTCCGCTACACGGGCCGGCTGGAGCCGGTGGCGCCCGTGGCGGGCCGCCCCCACGTCTACGGCGCGCCGGTGCCGCTGGGTCAGGCGGTGTACGGGGTGGAGGAGGTCCTCGTGGGCGGGCGCGCGGGCCGGGCGGTGGTGACGGCGGCGCCGCTGCTCACCATCGGCCAGGCGAACTGCGACTTGAGCTTCCCGGGGGACGAGGGCCTGGCCGGCCGCCACTGCGAGCTCTCCCCCACCCCCACGGGCGCCCTGCTGAGGGACCTGTCGGGAGGACTGGGCACGTACGTGCGCCTCGCGGCCGGCGTGGAGCGCCCGCTGCGTCCGGGAGACCGCGTCCGCCTGGGCCAGCACGTGCTCCAGGTGGAAAACCTGGGCTGAGCCGCGGAGACCGCGCCCGCCTCGGCCCGCGCGCGCTCCAGGTGGAGAATCCGGGCTGAGTCGCTGCCACAGGCGTTTGCCGCCGCACCTGCCCGTCAGGGCGCGGCGGGCCGGGCGATGGCCCCACCCAGGCGCTGCTCGATGAGCTCGCGCGCCTTGGAGTTGGGGACCTCGCGCAGGTGGCGCTCCCACCAGCCGCGGGCCTCCTGGACGTCGGGGTTCGGGCGGCTCCAGTAGATGTCGCCCAGCTTCAGCGCGAGTTCGGCGTCGCCACTCACCGAGAAAGCATCACGGTACAGCGTGGCCGCGAGGCCGGTGTCCTTCTGCAGAGCCCGGTCCCCGTCCCGCGTCAGACGCCCGGCGCGTTCCACGTCGCGCTCCGCCATGGAGATCTGCCGCTCGTAGAGGGGCACCTCGGCGCCTGGCACGCTCCCGACGGCGCCGGGCACCGGCGCGTTCTTGGGCAGCGCGTACGGCAGGTCCTGCGGGCCGCTGCCGGTGCCGACGTAGTAGGCGTAGGCGAAGAAGCCCGCCGCGGCCACGACGAGGAGGATGGTCAGCGACTTGAAGAAGAAGGCGAACCCGCCCCCGCCCGAGCCAGGGTTCGTCGGAACCAGGGAGTCCGTCTTCTCCCGGGTGGCGGGCATGTCGTCCGCGTTCGCCGGCAGGGGCGAGAGCACGCCCGGCAGCGCGCGGACCGTTGCTTCCACCGTGACTTCGTTGTTGTCCCAGCCCGGCACGGTGACGTCCCGGCCGTCATTCAGCGGTCCGCCGGTGGACTTGCGCGGCAGCGGTGCGAGCACCGCGGAGGGCCGCGCGCCACGCTGCGAGGCCTCGGCCCGGCGGCGCTCCTTCTCCACCGCCGCCAGCTCCGCCTTGAAGGCCTCGGCGTTGGCGGGCCGGTCATCCGGGCTCTTGGAGAGCGCGCGCAGGATGAGCTTCTCCAGCCCCGGGGAGATGCGGGCTTCCGGCCGGCGCCGGCTGGGCGGTGGGGGCTCCTCGGTGAGGTGCTTGGTGGCGAAGCCCACCGCCGAGTCGGACTCGAAGGGCAACAGCCCCGTCGTCAACTGGTAGAGGATGACGCCCACCGCGTACAGGTCCGAGCGGTGGTCCAGCTGCGCGCCGCGCGCCTGCTCCGGGGACATGTACTCGGGGGTGCCGCACACGAAGCCCGCGCGGGTGAGCGCCGGGCCGTCGTCGGTGGAGTCGGTGATCTTGGCGATGCCGAAGTCCAACACCTTCACGAAGTCGCCTTCGTTGCGGCGCTGCTCCACCATGATGTTCTCGGGCTTGAGGTCCCGGTGGATGACGCCGGCGCCGTGCGCGTCCGACAGCGCGCTCAGCACCTGGCTGACGAGGCGCACCACGCGCGCCTCCCCCAGCGGCCACTCGCGGCTGAGGATCTGGTGCAGGTCCTGCCCCGCCACGTACTCCATGGCGATGAAGAGCGCGCCGTCCTCGGCCTGGCCGAAGTCCAGCACGCTGATGGAGTTGGCGTGGTTGAGGCGGCTGGCGGCCTTGGCCTCGCGCTGGAAGCGCGCCACGGTGCGCTCGTCCGACAGCAGCGTGTGGCGCAGCACCTTGAGCACCACCACCTTGTCCAGGGCCAGCTGGCGGGCGCGGTACACCTTGCCCATGCCGCCCTCGCCAATGAGGGCCTCCACCCGGTACTTGTGGGCAATCGTCTTGCCGACGTACTCGTCCGCGTCGGCCGCGCGCACGAGCGTCGCGCCGCAAGCGGGACAGTAACGAGAGCTTTTTTCTTGGGCGTCGGCGCCGCAGGAGGGGCAGAGCAAGGCAACGTTCCCCAGTGGGGTGGGGTCCGGACTTCACCACGTCGCTCGGGTGACGGGCAAGCCATGCTCAAGGCGAGCAACCAGGCTCGACCCCTGGTAGAACCCGGAGATCGCCATGGACGCCGTGGAATATTGCCCCCGCTGTGACGCCGAGAATGCCCGGGACGCCGCCGTCTGCCGGGCGTGTGGCTCGCCCATCCGCTCCGGGACGATGGTGATGGCCGTGGCCAGCCTGGCCACGCGCCCGCAGGTCTCCATCCGCGTGGTGCGCGCCGACGGCGGCCCCGAATCCGTCGTCCGCATGCAGCGCGACACGCTCACCTGCGGCCAGCAGGGCGAGATTCCGCTGCCGGACGACCCGTTCATCATGCCCGTCCAGCTGCGCTTCTTCTTCTCCGGCGCCCGGCTGGCGGTAGAGGACGTGGGCGGCGCCAACGGCGTCTTCGTCCGCCTGCGCCAGGAGCGGGAGCTGTCCCCCGGCGGAGAGCTGCGCCTGGGACGGCAGCGCCTGGTGCTGGAGCCCATCCCCGCCGCGGCCAATGGCCCGGGCGGCACCCAGGTATGGGGCTCACCGGATCCCGGCTACCGCCTGCGGCTGGTGCAATTGCTGGAGGGGGGCTTGAGGGGCGCGGCCTTCCCGCTGCGCGAGGGCGACAACCTGCTGGGCCGCGAGCAGGGCGACCTCACCTTCCCCACGGACGGCTTCGTGTCCGGGCGTCACGCGGTGCTGCAGGTGCGGCAGGACCGGCTCCAGGTCCGGGACGTGGGCTCGTCCAACGGTACCTTCATCCGCTTGGCGGGCCCCACCTTCGTGGACAACGGGGACCACTTCCTCATCGGCCGCCAGCTGCTTCGCGTCGAAATCCAGGCGCCCGCGGCCTGAGGGCGCCCGGTCCGGTCATGACTCCAGGGCGGGCCGCACGAGGGCTTCCTCGCGCGGCCCGGGCTCCCGGCGCTCAGCCGTAGGACTTCTCCTTCTTCTCCTGCTCCTCCTTGCAGCGGATGCAGAGCGTCGTCACCGGACGCGCCTCCAGCCGCTTCGGAGAGATGTCCTCCTCGCAACGCTCGCAGATGCCGAAGGTGCCGTCCTCGATGCGGGCCAGCGCCTTCTCGATCTTCTGCAGGAGGAACTTCTCCCGGTCGCGCAGGCGGAACACCATGGATTGCGCGTACTCGGAAGAGGCCAGGTCGATCTCGTCCGGGAGGTCGTCCGTGTCGAAGTTGGACTCCTCCACCAGTGTTTTCTTGGCGCTCTCGAGCAGGCTCGTCTTGCTGTCCTCGAGCATCTTCTTGTAACGCTTGAGATCTTTCTGGTTCACAGACTTCGCTCCAGTCCAGCGAGGGTTTGGGCCCTGCCCCCAAAAAAAGGGCCCGAAAGCTTTATTCATGTAACCTTCAGTGTCAAGCTGACGTGGGTGCACACTGTGGGTGAAGGGAGGGGCTTTTGACCGAGAACACGAAGTTCGATCGGGAGTTCCTTCGCTCGGCCCTCTCGCTGGCGGGCAAGAGCGAAGTGGACCACTTCCTCTACATTTGTGACACACCCATTCCTCCCGACGAATTCCGGGGCCGGCCTGCTCGCAAGAAGCTCGTGTACGCGGTGACGCTGGAGAAGCTGGCACAGGAGCACCTGGCGAAGAAGGTCCGCGCCCTGGTCATCCCCGCCTACGACTACTCCCGCACCGAGCGCGTGAAGGTGGCGCTCGTGTCCGCGCTGTCCCAGGGGGCGTTCAAGGAGGGAGACCTGGTGCTGTGCATGACGGGCAAGGTGGGGCGCCCGCCGGACACGCTGATGCAGATGCGCATCGGTGGCTCGCTGGATGACCGGCTGGCCATTGAAGGCGTGAAGCTGGGCGAGGAGTTCAACTCGCAGGTGGTGGACGCGCTCATCCAGCTGGCGCTGCAGATTGGCCAGGAGGGCTTCGAGGGCCATCCCATCGGCACCATCATCACCATCGGCGACCACACGACGGTGCTGGAGAAGAGCCGGCAGATGACCATCAACCCGTTCCAGGGCCTGTCCGAGGCCGAGCGGAACGTGTTGGACCCGAAGATTCGCGAGGCCATCAAGAACTTCTCGGTGCTGGATGGAGCCTTCGTCATCCGCGAGGACGGCGTGGTGCTGGCCGCGGGCCGCTACCTGTCCGCGACGGACGACATGGTGAAGATTCCGCTTGGCCTGGGCGCCCGGCACGCGGCCGCCGCGGGGATTACCTCCACCACGCACTGCA contains these protein-coding regions:
- a CDS encoding serine/threonine-protein kinase; its protein translation is MRAADADEYVGKTIAHKYRVEALIGEGGMGKVYRARQLALDKVVVLKVLRHTLLSDERTVARFQREAKAASRLNHANSISVLDFGQAEDGALFIAMEYVAGQDLHQILSREWPLGEARVVRLVSQVLSALSDAHGAGVIHRDLKPENIMVEQRRNEGDFVKVLDFGIAKITDSTDDGPALTRAGFVCGTPEYMSPEQARGAQLDHRSDLYAVGVILYQLTTGLLPFESDSAVGFATKHLTEEPPPPSRRRPEARISPGLEKLILRALSKSPDDRPANAEAFKAELAAVEKERRRAEASQRGARPSAVLAPLPRKSTGGPLNDGRDVTVPGWDNNEVTVEATVRALPGVLSPLPANADDMPATREKTDSLVPTNPGSGGGGFAFFFKSLTILLVVAAAGFFAYAYYVGTGSGPQDLPYALPKNAPVPGAVGSVPGAEVPLYERQISMAERDVERAGRLTRDGDRALQKDTGLAATLYRDAFSVSGDAELALKLGDIYWSRPNPDVQEARGWWERHLREVPNSKARELIEQRLGGAIARPAAP
- a CDS encoding RidA family protein gives rise to the protein MARKAIHSDQAPKAIGPYSQAVQVDAGKMTFLSGQIPLDPSTMEMVQGDVVAQAERVMENLKAVLTAGGLDFSHVVRCTIFLTDLGDFARVNEVYGRYFTGAPPARATVQVSALPRGSKVEIDAIAVS
- a CDS encoding FHA domain-containing protein produces the protein MSQLLLSALAVVCPNCDGYNPPRSAACVLCGQALEEPSAARPPAARPAGATPRPVAPPPGRPVAVSTFPGPRGESGVPNTTPPPPSAIPPGLRPSARTPPPTAAAGLPVERPGARVTAPAGGAASVPPVAAARASAGGPASVPPGPAVTRPPPPVPDSAMPLKPGAAPAATPGAPRPAPPAASRFGLAVIAGSTRGQRYKLPVTGCVVGRQRGAILFSDDAYVSPLHATFLVKDGALFVRDESSASGVFVAVAGTEALAPRTLFSAGQRLFRYTGRLEPVAPVAGRPHVYGAPVPLGQAVYGVEEVLVGGRAGRAVVTAAPLLTIGQANCDLSFPGDEGLAGRHCELSPTPTGALLRDLSGGLGTYVRLAAGVERPLRPGDRVRLGQHVLQVENLG
- a CDS encoding DNA integrity scanning protein DisA nucleotide-binding domain protein, yielding MTENTKFDREFLRSALSLAGKSEVDHFLYICDTPIPPDEFRGRPARKKLVYAVTLEKLAQEHLAKKVRALVIPAYDYSRTERVKVALVSALSQGAFKEGDLVLCMTGKVGRPPDTLMQMRIGGSLDDRLAIEGVKLGEEFNSQVVDALIQLALQIGQEGFEGHPIGTIITIGDHTTVLEKSRQMTINPFQGLSEAERNVLDPKIREAIKNFSVLDGAFVIREDGVVLAAGRYLSATDDMVKIPLGLGARHAAAAGITSTTHCIALVVSQTSGAVRLFKGGNIVLELHQTARRT
- a CDS encoding RelA/SpoT family protein, whose protein sequence is MIRLNDILQRVSSYHPDPDLDIIKKAYVYSAKVHQGQLRKSGEPYLVHPLEVAGILGELKLDEASIVTGLLHDTIEDTLATAEELTELFGAEVAQLVDGVTKLSKFSASASLSQEEKQAENFRKMIIAMAQDIRVILVKLADRTHNMRTLDHMSEEKQARIAQETLDIYAPLANRLGISWIKTELEDLSFRYVKPQEFFALQEKLNKRKKEREKYIEDTCDLIRSKLAERGLKGEVSGRFKHVYSIYKKIKAQGIDFDQIHDIIAFRIIAPTAPSCYEALGLVHEMWKPVPGRFKDFIAIPKPNMYQSLHTTVIGPLSERVEVQIRTSEMHKIAEEGIAAHWKYKEGKAVISKDDEKFAWLRQLMEWQQDLKDPKEFLETVKVDLFTDEVFVFTPKGDVRSLPRGATPVDFAYAIHSDVGNRCVGAKVNGKIVPLRYKLKNGDTVEVLTSPQQHPSKDWLTFVKTSRAQQRIRGFIKQQQRDKSLQLGRELTDRELKRFQLNFNRLLKSGEMKKVAEELGFRIEDDLLVAVGYGKVTPQQLVHRLVPQEKLAAAETAARGDGGGNSLSGSNSVSSSMLPGLSRVTDLAKRLVGRSNRSGVQIGGVDDVLVRFGRCCNPVPGDPIAGFITRGRGVTVHTVGCEKALATDPERRVDVTWDVRGDFKRPVTLRVLTADRPGLLADISNTFSKKGVNISQANCRATGDDRAVNTFEVTISDLKQLTDLMRTIERLNGVYSVERI
- a CDS encoding DsbA family protein translates to MKPNVIVALIVGLVLGFFGGRVVSGPSSKTEAAKPAANSPSAQAPGRRPVDPTVFKVNIDGAPVKGNPDALITLVEFSDYECPFCSRAHATVEKLREQYGDKLRVVMKQNPLSFHPHAKPAALAALAAGEQGKYWEMHDKLFANQKKLDEASLEGYAKDLGLDVAKWKADMASPKFQDTIQKEQSQASTLGASGTPAFFINGRFLSGAQPIDNFKALIDEELAKAESLVKGGVPASQVYAKTIEKGAEKAAPKQNPVQQAAAAVRKVDVPSDSPAFGPATAKVTIVEFSDFECPFCSRVVPTLTQIKKDYAKDVRVIFRNQPLPFHANAKPAAEAAMAAHEQGKFWEMHDKLFTNQKALDRASLEKYAQEIGLNVGKFKAALDSGKFKAKIEADMAAGSAVGANGTPTFFINGREFVGAQPFDSFKKVIDEEIAKADKLLAAGTKPEELFGKILAQNIAAAPAAPAGGADGAPAEPPVQKVEVGNAPVKGAKNAPVTIVAFSDFECPFCSRVVPTLKQLEDQYQGKIKVAFKNQPLPMHANAKPAAAAALAAHEQGKFWEMHDKLFANQRALDRASLEKYAQEIGLNVGKFKADLDSGKFSAQIEADSAEGSRLGANGTPTFFINGRTLVGALPFEAFKKVIDEELKKAGGAVAADAK
- a CDS encoding TraR/DksA family transcriptional regulator, translated to MNQKDLKRYKKMLEDSKTSLLESAKKTLVEESNFDTDDLPDEIDLASSEYAQSMVFRLRDREKFLLQKIEKALARIEDGTFGICERCEEDISPKRLEARPVTTLCIRCKEEQEKKEKSYG
- a CDS encoding FHA domain-containing protein is translated as MDAVEYCPRCDAENARDAAVCRACGSPIRSGTMVMAVASLATRPQVSIRVVRADGGPESVVRMQRDTLTCGQQGEIPLPDDPFIMPVQLRFFFSGARLAVEDVGGANGVFVRLRQERELSPGGELRLGRQRLVLEPIPAAANGPGGTQVWGSPDPGYRLRLVQLLEGGLRGAAFPLREGDNLLGREQGDLTFPTDGFVSGRHAVLQVRQDRLQVRDVGSSNGTFIRLAGPTFVDNGDHFLIGRQLLRVEIQAPAA